The window CGAGTTCGTGGGAGGTCCACTTCGAGGTGTGGTTGATGTGGGTCATCAGCTGGCGGGCGACCTCGTTGGAGGCCTCGCTGCCGTACTCCATGCCCAGCTGGATGTACAGCTGCGCCAGACCCATGATGCCCAGCCCGATCTTGCGCATCTCTCGGACCTTCTCCTCGATCTTCTCGACCGGGAAGTCCGACATGGTGACGACGTTCTCGAGGAACCGGGTGCCCATCTCGATGCGGCGGTTGAACTCCTCGAAGTCGACGGCCTCCTCGAGGAAGGCGTCGACCGCGTCCTCGAGGGTGTCGTACTCGTCGCCGTGCTCGTCGTACCAGACGCGCCAGTCCGGCGCCTCCAGGTCCGCGAGCGTCGAGAGGTTGATGTGCCCGAGGTTACAGGCCTCGTACTCTTCGAGGGGCTGCTCGCCACAGGGGTTCGTCGCGAGGATGCGGTGGTCGGGGTGTTTCTCGACGTCGAAGGAGTGTTGTTTGTTGACGCGCTCGAGGTAGATGACGCCGGGTTCGCCGTTCTCGTGGGCGCCCTCGACGATGTCGTCCCAGAGTTCCTCGGCCGGGATCGACAGCTCCTCGCCGACCTCGACGTACTCGCCGAGGCCGAACATCTCGTAGAGTTCCTTGGTCTCCTCGGTGGCGATGTGGGGCTCGCCCGTGCGCGGGTTCGTGAAGGTGAACTCCTCGTCGTTCTGCAGGGCCTCCATGAAGTCGTCGGTGATGCCGACGGAGATGTTGAAATTCGAGAGGTGGCCCTCGACGGCGTTACGGAGGTGCTTCGGCACGCGGCCCTCGTCGTCGATGAGTTCGCGAGCTTCCTCGAGAGCTTCCTGGAAGGAGGTGTGCGTGTAGTCGTCGGGGTCGTTCAGGCGCAGCGTCTCGGCCAGCGAGACGTCCTTGTTCTTGGCGTGGATGAACTGGATGACGTCGGGGTGAGAGACGCGCATGACGCCCATCTGGGCGCCCCGACGGGCGCCGCCCTGGGCGATCGTCTCGCACATCTGGTCGTACGTGCGCATGAACGTGATCGGGCCCGATGCGATACCGCCGGTCGAGCCGACTGCGTCGCCGTAGGGGCGCAGACGCCAGAAGGCGTATCCCATGCCGCCGCCGCTCTGGAAGACCTGTGCGGCCTCCTTGGCGGTCTGGTGGATGTCGTCGATGTCGTCCTCGGGGGAGTCGACGAAACACGCCGAGAGCTGCTGCAGCTCGTCGCCGGCGTTCATCAGGGTCGGCGAGTTCGGCATGAAATCGAGGTTCTCCATCATGCCCTGGAACTCGTCGGCGACCTCCTCGACGTGGTCGCGGATCTCGTCGGGGAGTTCGGGGACGACGGTGTCGTAGGCGAACTTGTTGACGTTGTAGATAGACAGCGTGGTCTCGTCGTCGTCCTCGGCCGTCGTCCCGGCGCCGAACACTTCCGCGGCGAGTTCGTCGCGTCGGGGGTGGTCGGGCTTGAGCTGGTCGGGCGTGACCGTAATCTCGACGTCCTGCTTGCGCGCCTCGAAGACGGCCTCCGCGAGCGCGATGTTCTTTCCGACGCGCTCGAAGAGATCCTCCTGCTCCTCGATCAGGTCGCCGTCCGCGTTCTTTCGGAGGTAGCGGGCGGGGAGAATGTTGTGATAGGCGTTGCCGGTCAGTCGATCCTCGAGCGTGTCGCCTTCGGTTCGCTTGATCGGCAGGGTCAGTTCTTCCGCGGTGAGTTCGTGCTCGCTCATGCGCGCACCACCTCGTCGCTATACCGCCGCCGCGCGTCGATTCTGGCGTAAATCCGAGTCCTGGCTCTCATCATTCGTGACGAAGGTTCAGTATTCATGCCTCCCTCATAAATGGTAGTGTTGTTGCGCTACTTTTCTTGAAGTAGTGCAATTATAGTTGTATAGATGTGTCTGTACTGTCTGATTTCGTTCCGACACGACCGCTGAAACGGCCGCGAGTGCGCCTATCAATGGCTACGGGAGCCTCCGTCTTAACGATTTTCAGACCGACCTGAAAGTAGAGCCGATCGACGTAATTACCCGCTCCTATCGGGCGATTTCCTCTTTCGCTCGCCATCGGATTCGTCGACCGAACTGATCGTTCACGAATACCTGTCTGTCACGCTATCCAGAAAGATTACGTCCCTGCAGCACGGGGTCTCGCGTATGCCCGAACCATTCACTGGGTCGACCGTCCTCCTCGCCCTCGCAGCGCTCGCCGCCTTCGCGGTCGCCGTCATCGCGATCCGCATCGCGATCAAACTCGCCGTTCGCGTCGGTATCGTCGCTGCTGTCGTCCTCGCGGCGCTGTACGCAACCGGCTCGCTCGGCGTCATTCCCGGCGTCTAAACGCCTGCGATCTCACTCCCGTCAGAACAGTCATCTCGAGTCCGTTCGATCGCCCTCAATTGCTACCGCCGCCTTATGTTTTCGAGCGAGGAGTCAAACCCTGCCGAGTAGCGATCAGCACTGCGCGAGGAAGTTCTCGATCACGTCGTGACCGACGGCAGTGAGCACGCTCTCGGGGTGGAACTGCACCGCTTCGATCGGATGCTCGCGGTGGCGTACGCCCATCACGAGCGTCTCATCCCCGTGGTCGGCCGTCGCCGTCACCTCGAAGCAGTCGGGTACCTCGGTCGCGATCAGCGAGTGGTAGCGACCCGCTCGGAAGCCCTGCTCGAGCCCCTCGAAGACACCCGCCTCGTCGTGGTCGACCGACGAGGCCTTGCCGTGGATCGGTTCAGGGGCGCGGCCGATCGTGCCGCCGTACTCGTGGACGGCGGCCTCGAGGCCGAGACAGACGCCCAGCGTCGGCACCTCGGGGCTGACCTCCCGAAGTACGGCCATCGTGACGCCGACGTCCCGGTCGTTCTTCGGGTGGCCGGGGCCGGGACTGACGATGATCGCGTCCGGGTCGACCGCGCGGACGTCCTCGAGCGAGGCGGTGTTTTTCAGCACCTCGGTCTCGGTCCCGGGAAGCTGGCTGACGTACTCGACGAGGTTGTACGTGAACGAATCGTAGTTGTCGACGAAGAGGACGCGGGTCGTCTCCGCGTCGGCCGTTGAGTCGTCGCCGCTCGAGTCGTCCGCGGTCGTGTCGTCTCGTTCCTGCGTCGCGCTCATTGGCTCACCTCCGTGGTTTCGCGGCGCTCGTCCGGTCCGCTACCGCTCCCGTCGGCCGGCAGTTCGATCTCCTCGAGAGCGGCCAGAACGCCGCCCATCTTCTTCTCGGTTTCCTCGTACTCCGACTCGGGGTCGCTGTCGGCGACGAGGCCGGCGCCGGCCTGTACCGTAATGCGATCTTGGTCTCCTTCGTCCTCGACAGTTGCAGTCCGAATCACGATCGCGAAGTCCGCGTCGCCCGTCCAGGAGTAGTAGCCGACGCCGCCGCCGTAGAGCCCGCGGGGCTGGGCCTCGAGGTCGTCGATGATCTCCATCGCCCGAATTTTGGGTGCCCCGGATAGCGTCCCGGCGGGGAACGACGCGCGCGTCGCGTCGAAGGCGTCGGAATCCGCCGCGAGGCGGCCCGTCACCGTCGACTCGATGTGCTGGACGTGGCTGTACTTGAGGACGTTCATGAACTCGTCGACCCGCACCGAGCCCGCCTCCGACACGCGGCGCACGTCGTTGCGCGCCAGATCGACCAACATTGTGTGCTCGGCCCGCTCCTTCTCGTCGGCTAGCATCTCCCCTGCGAGGCGGCGATCCTCGACCGGACTCGAGCCGCGGTCGCAGGTGCCGGCGATCGGGTTCGACATGACCTCGCGCCCGCGCACGGAGATCAGCGTCTCCGGGCTCGCGCCGACGACGGTCAGGTCGTCGTGCTCGAGCAGGTACATGTACGGCGACGGATTCACGTCCCGCATCGCCTCGTAGAAGCCGAGCGGATCGACGTCGCCGTAGAGTTCGCGCTTCCGGGAGACCACCCCCTGATAAATGTCGCCGTCGAGGACGTGTTCTTTCGCCTTCCGCACGCTCTCTTCGTAGTCTGCCTTGGGGCCAGCGGTCTCCGATTCCTTGACGAAACCGCCGGTTTCGGGGTGCTCCGCGTCGCGCAGCGTGTCGGCGACCGCGGCGGCTTCCGCCTCGAGTTCGTCGTAGACCGCGTCCGGGTCGTCACCGGACTCGAGAATCGGCGTGAAGACCAGCGAGACGGTGCCGTCCCGTTCGTCGAACGCGAGCGTCTTCGTCGTCAGGACGAACTCTGCGTCCGGGAACCGCGACTCGGGTCGCTCGAGGCCGACCTCCTCGAGCCAGAGGTCGTAGACGGCGTCGTAGGCGAGGAAGCCGACGAGCCCGCCCTCCAGATGCTGGCGGTCGTGCTCGGGAAAGTTCGCCAGTTCGACGTCGGGCATGGCGGCCCGGAGCGCGTCGACGGTGTCGCCGTCGGCAGCGGTGTCGACGCCGGTCAGTGCAGCGTCCTCGGTCAGCGTCTCGACCTCGGCCTCGCCGGATTCGACCGTCACGACGGCCTCGGGGTCGTAGCCGACGTAGGAGTATCGTGCGTGGCGGTCGGCCTCCGCTGAACTCGGTCGGAAGGCGCCGTCGGGGTCGCTCGAGGCGGTCTTCTCGGCGCTCTCGAGCAGGAAGGCGTAGGGCGATCGGTCGCGATTGCTGCCCGCCGAGCGGCCGGTCAGCGCGGCGTAGGCCGCCAGCGGCGTCGTCTCGACCTCGAGGGTTGCGACGGTGCGGACGACCGTCGGCCCGTCGTTCCGAGCGGCGTGCTCGCGGAAGGCCTCGCGCTCGAGGTCGAAGGTCGGTACGTCGGTCGCGTCGGTGTCGGTAGCTGAATCGTGCATGCGGGTCAGGGCTCCGGGTGCGGTTCCGATTCCGAGTTCGATTTCGCCGACCGCGTCGCGTTCTTGGCCCCGTGCACGAACGATCGGACGGCTTCGGGGTCCTTGACGCCGCCCTCGGCCTCGACGCCGCTGGCCACGTCGACCGCAAACGGTTCGACCGTTCGCACGGCCTCGGCGA is drawn from Halopiger aswanensis and contains these coding sequences:
- the trpG gene encoding anthranilate synthase component II: MSATQERDDTTADDSSGDDSTADAETTRVLFVDNYDSFTYNLVEYVSQLPGTETEVLKNTASLEDVRAVDPDAIIVSPGPGHPKNDRDVGVTMAVLREVSPEVPTLGVCLGLEAAVHEYGGTIGRAPEPIHGKASSVDHDEAGVFEGLEQGFRAGRYHSLIATEVPDCFEVTATADHGDETLVMGVRHREHPIEAVQFHPESVLTAVGHDVIENFLAQC
- a CDS encoding adenosylcobalamin-dependent ribonucleoside-diphosphate reductase; translation: MSEHELTAEELTLPIKRTEGDTLEDRLTGNAYHNILPARYLRKNADGDLIEEQEDLFERVGKNIALAEAVFEARKQDVEITVTPDQLKPDHPRRDELAAEVFGAGTTAEDDDETTLSIYNVNKFAYDTVVPELPDEIRDHVEEVADEFQGMMENLDFMPNSPTLMNAGDELQQLSACFVDSPEDDIDDIHQTAKEAAQVFQSGGGMGYAFWRLRPYGDAVGSTGGIASGPITFMRTYDQMCETIAQGGARRGAQMGVMRVSHPDVIQFIHAKNKDVSLAETLRLNDPDDYTHTSFQEALEEARELIDDEGRVPKHLRNAVEGHLSNFNISVGITDDFMEALQNDEEFTFTNPRTGEPHIATEETKELYEMFGLGEYVEVGEELSIPAEELWDDIVEGAHENGEPGVIYLERVNKQHSFDVEKHPDHRILATNPCGEQPLEEYEACNLGHINLSTLADLEAPDWRVWYDEHGDEYDTLEDAVDAFLEEAVDFEEFNRRIEMGTRFLENVVTMSDFPVEKIEEKVREMRKIGLGIMGLAQLYIQLGMEYGSEASNEVARQLMTHINHTSKWTSHELAEERGSFDEWNKSKYANPTEYREWFEHQTGLDAEDWEDGFPIRNHNTTTIAPTGTTSMVGNTTGGCEPIYNVAYYKNVSDDVQGDEMLVEFDDYFLRVLEDNDIDVEAVKEEAQEQMATNQFNGVEGLSTVPDAIGELFVTTGDLSAKDHAGVQVACQQGVDSAISKTVNAPNDSTLEDAKDVFEYIYEHGGKGVTYYRDGTRSKQVLTTRAKNTDFADETEAAEALVEQIEDVFGGLEQFLENEDVQDVLAEDVGSFADDAEEPIQVDFTEKRERPDALQGVSQRIDTGYGKVYVTINEDPETGQPFELFANIGHSGGFTNSFTEALAKVISTSLRSGVDPEEIVDELCGTRSPKVAWDKGEQIQSIPDAIGTAMRRYLEDEIDKPYPTQATLEESTDADAEATYDGPKTDGGAAAKSGSSADDDATQDLIDAGESPECPDCGSLSLYYSEGCKTCESCGWSEC
- the trpE gene encoding anthranilate synthase component I, which codes for MHDSATDTDATDVPTFDLEREAFREHAARNDGPTVVRTVATLEVETTPLAAYAALTGRSAGSNRDRSPYAFLLESAEKTASSDPDGAFRPSSAEADRHARYSYVGYDPEAVVTVESGEAEVETLTEDAALTGVDTAADGDTVDALRAAMPDVELANFPEHDRQHLEGGLVGFLAYDAVYDLWLEEVGLERPESRFPDAEFVLTTKTLAFDERDGTVSLVFTPILESGDDPDAVYDELEAEAAAVADTLRDAEHPETGGFVKESETAGPKADYEESVRKAKEHVLDGDIYQGVVSRKRELYGDVDPLGFYEAMRDVNPSPYMYLLEHDDLTVVGASPETLISVRGREVMSNPIAGTCDRGSSPVEDRRLAGEMLADEKERAEHTMLVDLARNDVRRVSEAGSVRVDEFMNVLKYSHVQHIESTVTGRLAADSDAFDATRASFPAGTLSGAPKIRAMEIIDDLEAQPRGLYGGGVGYYSWTGDADFAIVIRTATVEDEGDQDRITVQAGAGLVADSDPESEYEETEKKMGGVLAALEEIELPADGSGSGPDERRETTEVSQ